The proteins below are encoded in one region of Lactuca sativa cultivar Salinas chromosome 3, Lsat_Salinas_v11, whole genome shotgun sequence:
- the LOC111881379 gene encoding protein MHF2 homolog isoform X2, with product MNNSEEIHKLHKRRLSIRSSPTLQIVSFILRCSTMENNFDQDLIYAIFKTVWSKKAIEREKNVDDEISKGEEGAGTSKKNRPTSANSNAVKLSCEKLRLFVSVHRAATIAEAEGGNKIEATHLERILPQLLLDF from the exons ATGAATAACTCGGAGGAAATCCATAAGCTCCATAAACGGAGACTTTCAATCAGAAGTTCCCCAACTTTGCAG ATCGTATCGTTCATCCTTCGTTGTTCCACCATGGAGAACAATTTTGATCAG GATTTGATTTACGCAATTTTCAAAACGGTGTGGAGCAAAAAAGCAATCG AGCGGGAGAAGAACGTCGACGACGAGATTTCCAAGGGCGAG GAAGGAGCTGGAACATCCAAGAAAAACCGACCTACTTCTG CCAATTCAAATGCTGTGAAGCTGAGTTGTGAAAAACTTCGCCTCTTTGTTTCAG TTCATAGAGCTGCTACTATTGCTGAAGCTGAAGGTGGAAATAAAATTGAAGCAACTCATCTGGAAAGGATACTTCCTCAATTACTTTTGGATTTCTAA
- the LOC111881379 gene encoding protein MHF2 homolog isoform X1: MNNSEEIHKLHKRRLSIRSSPTLQIVSFILRCSTMENNFDQDLIYAIFKTVWSKKAIEREKNVDDEISKGEEGAGTSKKNRPTSANSNAVKLSCEKLRLFVSEAVHRAATIAEAEGGNKIEATHLERILPQLLLDF, from the exons ATGAATAACTCGGAGGAAATCCATAAGCTCCATAAACGGAGACTTTCAATCAGAAGTTCCCCAACTTTGCAG ATCGTATCGTTCATCCTTCGTTGTTCCACCATGGAGAACAATTTTGATCAG GATTTGATTTACGCAATTTTCAAAACGGTGTGGAGCAAAAAAGCAATCG AGCGGGAGAAGAACGTCGACGACGAGATTTCCAAGGGCGAG GAAGGAGCTGGAACATCCAAGAAAAACCGACCTACTTCTG CCAATTCAAATGCTGTGAAGCTGAGTTGTGAAAAACTTCGCCTCTTTGTTTCAG AAGCAGTTCATAGAGCTGCTACTATTGCTGAAGCTGAAGGTGGAAATAAAATTGAAGCAACTCATCTGGAAAGGATACTTCCTCAATTACTTTTGGATTTCTAA
- the LOC111881379 gene encoding protein MHF2 homolog isoform X3: MENNFDQDLIYAIFKTVWSKKAIEREKNVDDEISKGEEGAGTSKKNRPTSANSNAVKLSCEKLRLFVSEAVHRAATIAEAEGGNKIEATHLERILPQLLLDF; the protein is encoded by the exons ATGGAGAACAATTTTGATCAG GATTTGATTTACGCAATTTTCAAAACGGTGTGGAGCAAAAAAGCAATCG AGCGGGAGAAGAACGTCGACGACGAGATTTCCAAGGGCGAG GAAGGAGCTGGAACATCCAAGAAAAACCGACCTACTTCTG CCAATTCAAATGCTGTGAAGCTGAGTTGTGAAAAACTTCGCCTCTTTGTTTCAG AAGCAGTTCATAGAGCTGCTACTATTGCTGAAGCTGAAGGTGGAAATAAAATTGAAGCAACTCATCTGGAAAGGATACTTCCTCAATTACTTTTGGATTTCTAA